ACCTTCCCCGTCAACGGGCGCTTCTCCGGCCCGCAGCGCGCGCTCTACGACCTCGTGGTGGCCGCGCAGGAGGCCGCCATCGCGCAAACCCGGCCGGGCGTCCCGTACAACGTGCCGCACGATGCCGCCACGCGCGTGCTGGCGCAGGGCATGCTCGACACCGGCCTGCTGGACGCGAACCGGGTCGGCACGCTCGACGACGTGCTCGCCGGCGGCCAGTACCGCCAGTTCTACATGCACCGCACCGGCCACTGGCTGGGCATGGACGTGCACGACGTGGGCGAATACCGCACGCCCGGCGCGGCGCCCGTCCAGGGCGAGCGCCCGTGGCGCCCGCTCGAGGCCGGCATGGTGCTGACCGTCGAGCCCGGCCTCTACGTGCGTCCGGCGCCGGACGTGCCTGAGGCGTTCTGGCACATCGGCATCCGCATCGAGGACGATGCCATCGTCACGCCGCAGGGCTGCGAGCTGATCACGCGCGATGTGCCGGTGGCCGCGGACGACATCGAAGCGCTGATGCGCAGCCAGGCATGACCGATACCGCGGCGGCCACGCCGGACTTCGACATCGCCATCGTCGGCGCCGGGCCGGTCGGCCTGGCGCTGGCCAACTGGCTGCTGCGCGACACCGACTGGCGCATCGCCCTGTTCGATGCCCGCGACGCCGAGGCCGCCGCCCGCGACCCGCGCGCGCTGGCGCTGTCGCACGGCTCGCGCGTGCTGCTCGAAGCGATCGGCGGCTGGCCGGCGCGCGCCACGCCGATCACGCATATCCACGTCTCGCAGCGCGGCCACTTCGGCCAGACCCACATCCGCCGCGAGGACTACGACATCCCCGCGCTCGGCCACGTCGTCCAGTACGGCGACCTGAGCGCCGCGCTCAACGCGGCGCTGGCCACGCAGGTGCAGCGCTACCCGGACCGGCTCGCACGCTACGACCACACGCCGGTCGAGCGCGTCGAGCAGTTGCCCCGCGCCGACGGCTCCGTGGCGCCGGCGCGCGTGCGGGCGGCGCGCGAAGGGCGGCACCCGCTGGCCGTCGAAACCGCGGTCGTCATCCAGGCCGAAGGCGGCCTGTTCGACGATGCGCGCCGGCAGGCCGCGAGGTCGTCGTACCTGCATCACACGCGGCACCGCGACTACGGCCAGACCGCCATCGTCGCCCACGTGCGCTGCGCCGCGCCGCTCGAAGGCTGGGCGTGGGAGCGCTTCACCACCGAAGGGCCGCTCGCGCTGCTGCCGCAGCACGACGCGGACGGCCCCGGCTACGCGCTGGTCTGGTGCTGCGCGCCCGACCAGGCGCGCCGCCGTGCCGGCCTGCCCGATGCGGCCTTCCTGGCGGAGCTGGGTGCGGCCTTCGGCGAGCGCATGGGACGCTTCACGCAGGTCGGCCCGCGCCACACCTTCGCGCTCGGGCTGCACGCCCGGCGTACGCCGGTCGACCGCCGCGTGGTCGCCATCGGCAATGCCGCGCAGACCATCCACCCGGTCGCCGGCCAGGGCTTCAACCTGGGCCTGCGCGACGCCTTCGAACTGGCGCGTGCGCTGCGCGACGCCGTCACGCCGGCCGCGCTCGCGCGCTTTGCCCGCGAACGCGCGTTCGACCGCGCCGTCACCATCGGCCTGACCGACCTGCTGCCGCGCGCCTTTGCCGTGCCGGGCCGGCCGGTCGGGCACCTGCGCGGCATCGCGCTGACACTGCTCGAATGCGTGCCGCCGCTCAAGCACGAACTGGCGCGGCAGATGATGTTCGGGCAACGGGGCTAGCGCCGCCATCCAGCTTATGCACAACGACACAGCGGCCCCGGCCGGGCGACGGGCCATCACGGTGGTGGGCGCCGGCATCGTCGGCGTGTCATGCGCCTTGCAGCTGCAGCGCGACGGCCACCGGGTCACCCTGCTGGACCAGGCGGGCATCGGCGAAGGATGCTCGTACGGCAATGCCGGCTGCCTCAGCGTGGCATCGGTGGTGGCGATGGCGCTGCCGGGCATGCTCGCGCAGGTGCCCAAATGGCTGGCGGACCCGCTGGGGCCGCTGACGGTGCGCTGGTCCTACCTGCCGCGCGCGCTGCCGTGGCTGCTCAAGTGGATCCGCGCCGGCACCGAGGCGCGAGCGCGCGCCGTGGCGCGGCCGCTGGCCGACCTCTTCAGCGCGACCTATCCCGGCTACCGCGGCCTGCTGGAGCCCGCCCAGTACGACGACCTGATCCGCGCCACCGGCCACCTGTACGTGTGGCGCACGCTGGCGCGCGGCCCGGGCGAGGTGCTGGCGCAATCCATCCGCGACGCCACCGGCGTGCGCTCACAGGCACTGAGCGCGGGCGAAGTCCGCGAGCTGGAGCCGGCCCTCGCCGGCGACATCCGGTCCGGCCTGCTGCTGCCGGACAACGGCTTCACCTGCAACCCGGAGCGGCTGGTCAAGACGCTCGCGGCCCATTTCGTCGCGGCCGGCGGCACCGTACTGCGGCGCAAGGTGCTGGACTTCGCGCTGGGCGAGCGCGGCCCCACCCGCCTGTACACCGACTGCGGTTCGCTACCGGTCTCGACGCTGGTGATCTGCGCGGGCGCGTGGTCGATGCGGCTGGGCGCCAGGCTCACCGGCGTGCGCATCCCGCTCGACACGGAGCGCGGCTACCACGCCATGCTGCGCGCGCCGACGGTGCAGCCCTCGCGGCCGGTCATGGACTGCGAGCGCAAGTTCATCGCCACGCCGATGGAAGACGGCTTGCGCATCGCCGGCACGGTGGAGATCGGCGGCCTGGACATCCCACCCGACTTCCGCCGCGCCGATACGCTGACCCGGCACGGCCAGGCGCTGTTCCCGGGCCTCGCCTTCACCGGCGACAGCGCCTGGATGGGCTATCGGCCCTCCATTCCCGACAGCCTGCCCGTGATCGACCGCTCCGAGCGGTTCCCCGATGTCTTCTTCGCCTTCGGCCACGGTCACCTGGGCATGACGGGGGCGCCGGGCACCGGCCGGCTGATCGCCGATCTGGTTGCCGGCCGGCCGCCGTTCATCGATGCCCGCCCCTACGGCCTGCAACGTTTTGACTGAGGCACGACGGACGCTAGGGCGGCGCAGGTGATTGACGATCACCTTTTTTTGCGGATCGTGGCGGCAATTGACGTGATGACGGCATGCCGCCGCTGCCCGAGTCCCAAAACGGGACTACGCATGCGCTCATGCGAATCGTTGCGAAGAAAAACCTGCCGGCATTCTGCGCGAAGCACCCAGGAGCCAAGCCCTCCCGGCTAGCCTGGCATGCCGAAGCCGCCCGGGCCACGTGGAAGACGCCGCAGGACATCAAGGCTCACTACGCTTCGGCCAGCTTCATGGGGCGCAATCGCGTCGTGTTCAACATCGGCGGGAACAACTACCGCCTGATCGTGGCGATCGCATTCCAGATCGGCGTGGTGCGCGTGAAGTTTGTTGGCACGCATGCCGAGCACGGCCGTATCGACGCGGCAACCGTGGAATTGGAGTCAGGCAATGGACATCCGACCGCTGCATACCGAAAAAGACTACAACGAGGCGCTCGCCATCGTTTCGGCGCTCGTCGATGCGGATCCTGCGCCCGGCACGCCGGACGGTGATCGCCTGGAGATTCTGTCCACGCTCATTGAGCGCTACGAGGCCACGCATTTTCCCCTCGAGCATCCGACGGCGATCGAGGCCATCCGTTTTCGCATGGAGCAGGGCGGTCTGACTGCCCGGGACATGCAGCCGTATATCGGCAAGACGAATCGAGTGTACGAGGTGCTCAATGGCAAGCGCGGGCTGAGCCTGGAGATGATCCGTCGTCTGCATGCAGGCCTGCATATCCCCGCCGAGGTTCTGATCGCCTGACCCATCGACTCGGGCCATGGTCGTCAGCGTGCCGGAGTCGTCCTGTATCGCGCCGCTCTGCCGCCCGCCTCGGTGGCAAGCCAGCCCACACCCGCGCCCCAAACACCGCACCGGATGCGCCGCCGCATAGCTTGTGCACAACATTTAGGCAATCCGGCGGTTTGGCGGTAAAATCCCGTCCTCGCATTTTTGACTCCCCGTCGTTCCGCCTGCCCGGGCGGAAGGGGCCGCTTTTTCGTTTCTTGGTCTTCGCTTCTTCGGATCCCGCCTTGCAGATCGGACCGCATCTCCTGCGCAACAACCTGTTCGTCGCCCCCATGGCGGGCGTGACGGACCGCCCGTTCCGCCAGCTGTGCAAGCGGCTGGGCGCCGGCTATGCGGTCTCGGAGATGGTGGCGTCCAACGCGCAGCTGTGGAAGAGCGAGAAGACCATGCGCCGCGCCAACCACACCGGCGAGGTCGAGCCGATCGCCGTGCAGATCGCCGGCGCCGAGCCGATGATGATGGCCGAGGCCGCGCGCTACAACGTCGAGCGCGGCGCGCAGATCATCGACATCAACATGGGCTGCCCGGCCAAGAAGGTGTGCAACGTGGCGGCCGGCTCGGCCCTGCTGCAGAACGAGCCGCTGGTGGCGCGCATCGTCGAGGCGGTGGTCGGCGCGGTGGGCGGCCGCGTGCCGGTCACGCTCAAGATCCGCACCGGCTGGGACCGCGAGCACCGCAACGCGCTGACGGTCGCGCGCATCGCGCAGGAAGCCGGCATCAGCATGCTGACCGTGCACGGCCGCACCCGCGCCGACTTGTACCACGGCGAGGCCGAGTACGAGACCATCGCCGCGGTCAAGGCCTCGGTGCGCATCCCGGTGGTCGCCAACGGCGACATCGGCACGCCGGCCAAGGCCCGGCACGTGCTGGAGGTGACCGGCGCCGACGCCATCATGATCGGCCGCGCCGCCCAGGGGCGCCCGTGGCTGTTCCGCGAGATCGAGCACTTCCTGAAGACCGGCACGCTGCTGCCGGCGCCGGAGGTCGAAGAGATCCGCGGCATCATGAACACGCACCTGGAAGAGCATTACGCGTTCTACGGCGAGTACACCGGCGTGCGCACCGCGCGCAAGCACATCGCCTGGTACACGCGGGGGCTGGCGGGCGCCAACCTGTTCCGCCACCGCATGAACACCATCGAAGACACCGCGGCCCAGCTGGCCGCCGTCAATGCCTTCTTCGACGAGCAGCGCGCGCTGTCCGACCGCCTGGTCTACACGGACCAGGACGATGCCGCGGGCGGCCCTCCCACGACGGGCAACAACAACGACAACAAGGAACTGCTTGCCGCATGAGCCGCAACCCCATCGAACGCTGCATCCGGGACAGCCTGGATACGTACTACCGCGACCTGGACGGCGAGAACCCGTCCAACGTCTACGACATGGTGCTGCAGGCCATCGAGCGGCCGCTGCTGGAGACCGTGATGGAATGGGCCTCCAACAACCAGTCGCTGGCCGCCGATTATCTCGGCATCAACCGCAACACGCTGCGCAAGAAACTGCAGCAGCACGGACTGCTCTGAGGCGGCCCGGCACCGTGCCCCGCCGCATCCCGATTTTCCTTTCCTGACGGCGCCTCGCCGCGCCCCATCCGCCTGACGGCGTTTCCACCATGATCCAGCAAGCTCTGCTTTCCGTTTCCGACAAGACCGGCATCGTCGACTTTGCCCGTGCGCTGCACGGCGCGGGCGTCAAGCTCCTCTCCACCGGCGGCACCGCCAAGCTGCTCGCCGAGTCCGGCCTGCCCGTGACGGAAGTGGCCGACTACACCGGCTTCCCGGAAATGCTCGACGGCCGCGTCAAGACCTTGCACCCGAAGGTGCACGGCGGCATCCTGGCCCGCCGCGACCTGCCCGAACACATGGCGGCGCTGTCCCAGCACGGCATCCCGACCATCGACCTGCTGGTGGTGAACCTGTATCCGTTCCAGCAGACCGTCGCCAAGGATGAATGCTCGCTGGCCGATGCCATCGAAAACATCGACATCGGCGGCCCGACCATGCTGCGCTCGGCCGCCAAGAACCACCGCGACGTGACGGTGATCGTCGATCCGGCCGACTACGCCACCGTGCTGGCCGAGATGCAGGCCAACGGCAACACGGTCGGCTACGACACCAACTTCATGCTGGCCAAGAAAGTGTTCGCGCACACCGCGCAGTACGACGGCGCCATCACCAACTACCTGACCAGCCTGGGACAGGACAAGTCGCACAGCACCCGCAGCCAGTATCCGCAGACGCTGAACCTGGCCTTCGAGCAGGTGCAGGAGATGCGCTACGGCGAGAACCCGCACCAGTCCGCCGCCTTCTACCGCGACCTGAAGGCCGTGGACGGCGCGCTGGCCAACTACGCGCAGCTGCAGGGCAAGGAGCTGTCGTACAACAACATCGCCGATGCCGATGCGGCGTGGGAGTGCGTGAAATCGTTCGACCCGGCCAAGGGCGCGGCGTGCGTCATCATCAAGCACGCCAACCCGTGCGGCGTGGCCATCGGCGGCACCGCGCAGGAAGCCTACGAGAAGGCCTTCAAGACCGACTCGACCTCGGCCTTCGGCGGCATCATCGCCTTCAACGTGCCGCTGGACGAAGCGGCCGCGCAGGTGGTGGCCAAGCAGTTCGTCGAAGTGCTGATCGCGCCGGGCTTCTCCGCGGGCGCACGCACGGTATTCGCGGCCAAGCAGAACGTGCGCCTGCTGGAAATTCCGCTGGGCAAGGGCGTCAACGCCTACGACTTCAAGCGCGTCGGCGGCGGCCTGCTGGTGCAGAGCCCGGATGCCAAGAACGTGCAGTCGGCCGAGCTGCGCGTGGTCACCAAGCGCCACCCGACCCCGAAGGAGATGGACGACCTGCTGTTCGCCTGGCGCGTCGCCAAGTTCGTCAAGTCCAACGCCATCGTGTTCTGCGGCGGCGGCATGACGCTGGGCGTGGGCGCCGGCCAGATGAGCCGCGTGGACTCGGCCCGCATCGCCAGCATCAAGGCGCAGAACGCGGGCCTGATGCTGTCGGGCTCGGCGGTGGCATCGGACGCCTTCTTCCCGTTCCGCGACGGCCTGGACGTGGTGGTCGACGCCGGCGCCTCGTGCGTGATCCAGCCGGGCGGCTCGGTGCGCGATGACGAAGTGATCGCCGCCGCCGACGAGCGCAACGTGGCCATGATCTTCACCGGCACACGCCACTTCCGCCACTAAGCCACTAAGCATCACCCGCGGCTCCACCGCGCAACGGGGCAAGGCGTAGACTGTCGCCTGCCCCGTTTTTCTTTTGCCTGTCCCCTTCATGCGCATCCTCGGCATCGACCCCGGCCTTCGCACCACCGGCTTCGGCGTGCTCGAGCGGCACGGCCACCAATTGGTCTACGTCGCCTCGGGCACGATCAAGAGCGACGGCAACGCCGACCTGCCCAGCCGCCTGAAGACGCTGTACGACGGCGTGTCGGAGCTGGTGCGCACCTACCGGCCGGATTGCGCCTCCATCGAAAAGGTGTTCGTCAACGTCAACCCGCAGTCGACGCTGCTGCTGGGCCAGGCGCGCGGTGCAGTGATCTGCGGGCTGATGAGCGGCAACCTGCCGGTGTTCGAATACACCGCGCTGCAACTGAAGCAGGCCGTGGTCGGCTACGGCCGCGCCAACAAGGATCAGGTGCAGGACATGGTGGTGCGCCTGCTCAACCTGGAAGGCCGGCCCGGCACCGATGCGGCCGACGCGCTGGGCGTGGCGATCTGCCATGCGCACGGCGGCGAAACCCTGGCCGCCATGGCCGGACTGGCGCCGCAGCTGGCGCGCAAGGGCCTGCGCGTGCGGCGCGGCCGGCTGGTCGGCTAAGCCGCGCGCGAGCGCTCCCAAAACGCCGGCTGGCTGGCACCGGGCAGCACGGCCGTCTACCATGCGGAAGACCCCGTCTGCAGGAGGCCCCCCGGATGCCGCGCCGCTTCGCTCTGCTGTGCCCGCTGATGTTGACGACCGCCATCGCACTGTCGGCCTGCCGGCTGGAATACAATCACGGCGGCAACCACGGCGACACCACGCCCATCGCCACCGTCCAGGTGATCGGCCATCGCGGCGCCCCGGCGTTGCGCCCGGAGCACACGCTGGCGTCATACCAGAAGGCCATCGACGATGGCGCCGACATCATCGAGCCGGACCTCGTCGCCACCCAGGACGGCGTGCTGGTCGCGCGCCACGAAAACGAGATCTCCGGCACCACCAACGTGGCCGACCTGCCGCAGTTCGCCGGCCGCCGCGCCACCAAGACCATCGACGGCCAGAGCGTCAGCGGCTGGTTCACGGAAGACTTCACGCTGGCCGAACTGAAGACCCTGCGCGCCCGCGAGCGCATCCCCGACATCCGCCCGGACAACACGGCCTACAACGACCAGTTCGACATCCCGACGCTGGCCGAGATCATCGCGCTCGCCCGCGACCAGTCGGCCCTGCGCGGCCGCAACATCGGCCTCTACCCCGAGACCAAGCACCCGACCTATTTCCAGTCGATCGGCCTGCCGCTGGAAGACCGGCTGATCGCCGCGCTGCGCCAGGACGATTTCACGGCCAGCCGGACCACGGTCCATATCCAGTCGTTCGAAGTCGCCAACCTGAAGTCGATCCGCAACCGGATCGGCGGCAGCCAGCCCAACTGGAAGCTCGTGCAGCTGCTGGGCACCGCCACCCAGCGCCCCTACGACTTCACGGTGGCCAACGACGCCCGCACCTACGCCGACCTGATGACCGACCAGGGCCTGCGCGACATCGCCGCCTATGCCAACGGCGTCGGGCCGGACAAGAACAGCGTGATCGCGCTGGACGCCAACGGCGCGCTGACCGACCCCAGCGACCTCATCCGCAATGCCCACAGCGCCGGCCTCGTGGTGCACCCGTACACGTTCCGGCCCGAGAACATCTTCCTGCCGGCCGCGCTGCGCAGCGGTGCGGACAACGCGCGCAACGTGAGCGGCTCGATCCAGGAAATCCAGGCCTTCCTGCGCGCGGGCGTCGACGGCTTCTTCACCGACGACCCGGCGGTCGGCAGGCAGGCCGTGGACACCCTCCAGCGCTAGCGCCGGCCCGGCATCGGCTACACTGCGTGCCGTTTTGGGAGAACCTCATCCATGATCGGACGCATCGCCGGGACGCTGATCGAAAAGAACCCGCCGCACCTGCTGGTCGACTGCCACGGCGTCGGCTATGAAATCGACGTGCCGATGAGCACGTTCTACAACCTGCCCGCCACCGGCGAGAAGGTCGCGCTGCTCACCCAGCAGATCGTGCGCGAGGATGCGCACCTGCTGTACGGCTTCGGCACCGCCGCCGAGCGCGAGACCTTCCGTCAGCTCATCAAGATCTCCGGCATCGGCGCGCGCATCGCGCTGGCGGTGCTGTCGGGCATGTCGGTGGCCGAACTGGCGCAGGCCGTGACGCTGCAGGAAGCCGGACGGCTGACGCGCATTCCCGGCATCGGCAAAAAGACCGCCGAGCGCCTGCTGCTCGAACTCAAGGGCAAGCTCGGCGCCGACCTGGGCGCGGTGCCGGGCGGTCCGGCCGTGTCGGACGATGCGGTCGATGTGCTCAACGCCCTGCTGGCGCTGGGCTACTCCGACAAGGAAGCCGCGCAGGCCATCAAGCAGGTGCCGGCCGGCACCGGCGTCTCCGAAGGCATCAAGCTGGCGCTCAAGGCCCTCTCCAAGGGCTGACGCCCCGGCGGCGCGAGACGGTAAAATGGCCCGTCCGCGGTCCCCCCGCGCCGTCTGCCCGCCATGATCGAAACCGACAAGCTCGCCGCCAAGGCCGTCTCCGCTGAACGCCTGATCTCGGCCTCGCCCGCCTCCCCCAACGAGGAGGCATTCGAGCGCGCGCTGCGCCCCAAGCTGCTCGACGAATACGTCGGCCAGGAAAAGGTGCGCGGCCAGCTCGATATCTTCATGACGGCGGCCAAGAAGCGCCGCGAGGCGCTCGACCACGTGCTGCTGTTCGGCCCGCCGGGCCTGGGCAAGACGACGCTGGCGCACATCATCGCCCGCGAGATGGGCGTCAACCTGCGCCAGACCTCGGGCCCCGTGCTGGAGCGCCCGGGCGACCTGGCCGCGCTGCTGACCAACCTCGAAGCCAACGACGTCCTCTTCATCGACGAGATCCATCGACTCTCGCCGGTGGTGGAGGAAATCCTGTATCCGGCGCTCGAGGACTACCAGATCGACATCATGATCGGCGAAGGCCCGGCAGCCCGCTCGGTCAAGCTCGATCTGCAGCCGTTCACGCTGGTGGGCGCCACCACGCGCGCCGGCATGCTGACCAACCCGCTGCGCGACCGCTTCGGCATCGTCGCCCGGCTCGAGTTCTATACGCCGACGGAGCTCGCGCGCATCGTCACGCGCTCGGCCGGCCTGCTCGACGCGCGCATCGCCGAAGACGGCGCGCTGGAGATCGCCAAGCGCTCGCGCGGCACGCCCCGCATCGCCAACCGCCTGCTGCGCCGCGTGCGCGACTACGCTGAAGTGAAAGCCGACGGCGTCATCACCCGCGCGGTGGCCGACGCGGCGCTGGCGATGCTCGACGTGGATGCGGTCGGCTTCGACCTGATGGACCGCAAGCTGCTGGAAGCCATCCTGCACAAGTTCAACGGCGGCCCGGTCGGCATCGACAACCTGGCCGCCGCCATCGGCGAGGAGCGCGACACCATCGAAGACGTGCTCGAGCCCTACCTGATCCAGCAGGGCTACCTGCAGCGCACGCCGCGCGGGCGCGTCGCCACGGCATCGGCCTACCAGCACTTCGGGCTGGGCGCGCCGAAGGCCGGTCCGGCGCGCGACCTGTGGGACAACAACGCCTAGCCGATCAGCCGCAGCATCGGCGCATCGGCTGCATGCCGCCCCGGCCGCGGGTCTGAGGCCGCCCTACGGTACGCGCCGATCCACTTCGTCGAGCACCAGCAGGTCCAGGTGCGCGACATCCCCCCACTGCAGCACGGTCAGCTGGTGCCCGTCGGACGACAGCCGGTTGATGCTGGCATTGCGCAGCGCGTGCTGGCGCGGCTCGGTGAGCGTCATGGCGTTGGCGTGCCGGTACAGGCAATCGAGCACACCGCCATGGCTGACCAGCGCGATGCGCTCGCCCGGATGGCGGCGGATCAGCCGCAGCGCCGCATCCACCGCGCGCGCGTGGAACCCGGCCAGCGTCTCGCCGCCGCCGGGCGGGGCGAATTCCGGCACGCGGCTCTGCCACGCCTCGAATTCCGCCGGATGGCGCTCGGCCACCTCGGCATAGGTCAGCCCTTCGAACCCGCCGTAGCAGCGTTCGCGCAGGCCGGTGTCATCGCGCACAGCCTTGCCGACCTCGCCGGCCAATGCCTGCGCCGTCTCCCTGGCGCGCGACAGATCGCTGGCATAGATCGCATCGAACGGCTCGCGCGCCAGCGCCCGGCCCAGCTGCGCGGCCTGTTCGCGCCCCTGCGCATTGAGCGGCACGTCGAGCTGGCCCTGGAGCCGGCGCTCGCGGTTCCAGTCGGTCTCGCCGTGCCGCACCAGCACGATGTGGGTGATCTGCGGCATCGGCATGGGCATGGCGGCGGTGCGTGCCATCAGGACGTCTCCGCAGGGCTCGGGTTGAGCGTGCAGGTGCCGGTCACGGACGCCTCGGCCAGCGCGTGGCCCTCGACACATTCGACGGGAATCGGCGCGTCGCGGTGAATGACGTCGGAAGTCAGCTTCATCGTGCCCCTCCTGGTGATCAGGCGGATTTCGCGGTCTCGGCCTCGCCGGCGCGCACGGCCTGCGGCGCCACCTGCAGCCAGAACGTGACCGGGCCGTCGTTGACCAGCGACACCTGCATCATCGCGCCGAACTCGCCGGTCGCGACGATGGGATGCTGCTGCCGTGCCCGCGCCACGAAATGCTCATACAGGCGGCGGCCCACCTCGGGCGCCGCCGCCGGCGTGAAGCTCGGCCGCGTGCCGGACTTGGTATCGGCCGCCAGCGTGAACTGCGATACCACCAGCAAGCCGCCTGCCAGCCCGTTGCCGTCGATGTTGCGCACCGGCAGGTTCATCTTGCCCTGCGCATCGGAGAACACACGGTAGTTCAGCAGCTTCTCCAGCAGGCGGTCGGCCTCGGCGACGGTATCGCCACGCTCGGCGCACACCAGCGCCAGCAGGCCTGGCCCGATCTCGCCGACCACGCGGCCATCGACCCGCACCGCCGCCTGCGAGACGCGCTGGATCAGACCGATCACGACAGCACCACGCGCGCAAAGCGCCGCTTGCCCACCTGCATCACAAAGGTGCCGGCCTCGACCTTCAGCCCCTTGTCGCTGATGACGGTGCCGTCGATCTTCACCCCGCCCTGCTCGATATTGCGGTTGGCTTCCGAGGTGGACGGGCACAGGCCGGCCTGCTTGAGCAGTTGCGCGATGCCGATCGGCGCGCCCGACAGCTCGATCTGCGGAATGTCGTCCGGCACGCCGCCGCGCGCGCGGTGGTTGAAGTCCTCCAGCGCGCGCTCGGCATCGGCCTGGCTGTGGAAGCGCGCGATGATTTCTTGCGCCAGCAGCACCTTGCAGTCGCGCGGGTTGCGGCCCAGCGTCACTTCCTGCTTCATCAGGTCGATCTCGGCCAGCGGGCGGAACGACAGCAGCGTGTAGTACGTCCACATCAGGTCGTCGGAGATGCTCATCAGCTTGCCGAACATCTCGTTGGGCGCCTCGCTGATGCCGACGTAGTTGCCCTTGGACTTGGACATCTTCTCCACGCCGTCCAGGCCGACCAGCAGCGGCATCGTCAAGATGCACTGCGGCTCCTGGCCGTATTCCTTCTGCAATTCGCGGCCGACCAGCAGGTTGAATTTCTGGTCGGTCCCACCGAGCTCCAGGTCGGACTTCAGCGCCACCGAGTCATAGCCCTGCATCAGCGGGTAGAGGAATTCGTGCACCGAGATCGGCACACCCGCCTTGTAGCGCTTGGTGAAGTCGTCGCGCTCCATCATGCGGGCCACGGTGTACTTGGCGGCGAGCTGGATGATGCCGCGCGCGCCCAGCGGATCGCACCACTCGCTGTTGTAGCGGATCTCGGTCTTGCTCGGGTCCAGCACCATGCTGGCCTGGCGGTAGTAGGTCTGCGCGTTGGCCTCGATCTGCTCGCGCGTGAGCGGCGGGCGCGTGGCGTTGCGGCCCGACGGATCGCCGATGGTCGAGGTGAAATCGCCGATCAGGAAGATCACCTGGTGCCCCAGGTCCTGCAGCTGGCGCATCTTGTTGAGCACCACGGTGTGGCCGATGTGGATGTCGGGCGCGGTCGGGTCCAGGCCCAGCTTGATGCGCAGCGGCACGCCGGTGGCGGCGCTGCGGGCCAGCTTCTGCTCCCACTCCGCGGCGATCAGCAGTTCGTCGCAGCCGCGCTGCGTGACCTCCATCGCATGCAGCACCTCCGGCGTGACCGGGTACTTCGGTTTGCCCGGCGTGTTGTGTTCGGGAGCGGGAGCAGCGGAGGCGTCGGAAACGGTCATGGCAAATAAAAAAAGAGCCGCATGCGCCACAGCGGCACACGGTCGAGGCAATTCGGAAGAC
The sequence above is a segment of the Ralstonia nicotianae genome. Coding sequences within it:
- a CDS encoding UbiH/UbiF/VisC/COQ6 family ubiquinone biosynthesis hydroxylase; the protein is MTDTAAATPDFDIAIVGAGPVGLALANWLLRDTDWRIALFDARDAEAAARDPRALALSHGSRVLLEAIGGWPARATPITHIHVSQRGHFGQTHIRREDYDIPALGHVVQYGDLSAALNAALATQVQRYPDRLARYDHTPVERVEQLPRADGSVAPARVRAAREGRHPLAVETAVVIQAEGGLFDDARRQAARSSYLHHTRHRDYGQTAIVAHVRCAAPLEGWAWERFTTEGPLALLPQHDADGPGYALVWCCAPDQARRRAGLPDAAFLAELGAAFGERMGRFTQVGPRHTFALGLHARRTPVDRRVVAIGNAAQTIHPVAGQGFNLGLRDAFELARALRDAVTPAALARFARERAFDRAVTIGLTDLLPRAFAVPGRPVGHLRGIALTLLECVPPLKHELARQMMFGQRG
- a CDS encoding NAD(P)/FAD-dependent oxidoreductase: MHNDTAAPAGRRAITVVGAGIVGVSCALQLQRDGHRVTLLDQAGIGEGCSYGNAGCLSVASVVAMALPGMLAQVPKWLADPLGPLTVRWSYLPRALPWLLKWIRAGTEARARAVARPLADLFSATYPGYRGLLEPAQYDDLIRATGHLYVWRTLARGPGEVLAQSIRDATGVRSQALSAGEVRELEPALAGDIRSGLLLPDNGFTCNPERLVKTLAAHFVAAGGTVLRRKVLDFALGERGPTRLYTDCGSLPVSTLVICAGAWSMRLGARLTGVRIPLDTERGYHAMLRAPTVQPSRPVMDCERKFIATPMEDGLRIAGTVEIGGLDIPPDFRRADTLTRHGQALFPGLAFTGDSAWMGYRPSIPDSLPVIDRSERFPDVFFAFGHGHLGMTGAPGTGRLIADLVAGRPPFIDARPYGLQRFD
- a CDS encoding helix-turn-helix domain-containing protein, whose protein sequence is MDIRPLHTEKDYNEALAIVSALVDADPAPGTPDGDRLEILSTLIERYEATHFPLEHPTAIEAIRFRMEQGGLTARDMQPYIGKTNRVYEVLNGKRGLSLEMIRRLHAGLHIPAEVLIA
- the dusB gene encoding tRNA dihydrouridine synthase DusB translates to MQIGPHLLRNNLFVAPMAGVTDRPFRQLCKRLGAGYAVSEMVASNAQLWKSEKTMRRANHTGEVEPIAVQIAGAEPMMMAEAARYNVERGAQIIDINMGCPAKKVCNVAAGSALLQNEPLVARIVEAVVGAVGGRVPVTLKIRTGWDREHRNALTVARIAQEAGISMLTVHGRTRADLYHGEAEYETIAAVKASVRIPVVANGDIGTPAKARHVLEVTGADAIMIGRAAQGRPWLFREIEHFLKTGTLLPAPEVEEIRGIMNTHLEEHYAFYGEYTGVRTARKHIAWYTRGLAGANLFRHRMNTIEDTAAQLAAVNAFFDEQRALSDRLVYTDQDDAAGGPPTTGNNNDNKELLAA
- a CDS encoding Fis family transcriptional regulator — protein: MSRNPIERCIRDSLDTYYRDLDGENPSNVYDMVLQAIERPLLETVMEWASNNQSLAADYLGINRNTLRKKLQQHGLL
- the purH gene encoding bifunctional phosphoribosylaminoimidazolecarboxamide formyltransferase/IMP cyclohydrolase, whose protein sequence is MIQQALLSVSDKTGIVDFARALHGAGVKLLSTGGTAKLLAESGLPVTEVADYTGFPEMLDGRVKTLHPKVHGGILARRDLPEHMAALSQHGIPTIDLLVVNLYPFQQTVAKDECSLADAIENIDIGGPTMLRSAAKNHRDVTVIVDPADYATVLAEMQANGNTVGYDTNFMLAKKVFAHTAQYDGAITNYLTSLGQDKSHSTRSQYPQTLNLAFEQVQEMRYGENPHQSAAFYRDLKAVDGALANYAQLQGKELSYNNIADADAAWECVKSFDPAKGAACVIIKHANPCGVAIGGTAQEAYEKAFKTDSTSAFGGIIAFNVPLDEAAAQVVAKQFVEVLIAPGFSAGARTVFAAKQNVRLLEIPLGKGVNAYDFKRVGGGLLVQSPDAKNVQSAELRVVTKRHPTPKEMDDLLFAWRVAKFVKSNAIVFCGGGMTLGVGAGQMSRVDSARIASIKAQNAGLMLSGSAVASDAFFPFRDGLDVVVDAGASCVIQPGGSVRDDEVIAAADERNVAMIFTGTRHFRH
- the ruvC gene encoding crossover junction endodeoxyribonuclease RuvC, giving the protein MRILGIDPGLRTTGFGVLERHGHQLVYVASGTIKSDGNADLPSRLKTLYDGVSELVRTYRPDCASIEKVFVNVNPQSTLLLGQARGAVICGLMSGNLPVFEYTALQLKQAVVGYGRANKDQVQDMVVRLLNLEGRPGTDAADALGVAICHAHGGETLAAMAGLAPQLARKGLRVRRGRLVG